The Trinickia caryophylli genomic sequence GCAGGCGCTGGGCTGGACACCCAGGTGGACGTTGGAAACCGGCTTGGCACACACGATCGAATTGGAACAGGAAAGCATTCTCGTATGAACTACCTGATTACCGGCGGCTGTGGCTTCCTCGGCTCGAATATCGCAGCCCAACTGATCGCCAACGGCCGCCGCGTAACGATTGCCGACAATCTCTCGCGCCACGGCTCGGCCGCCAACCTGCAATGGCTGCGCTCGCTGGGCGCTGTCGAGTTTGTACATATCGACGTGCGCAACCGCAATGACGTGGACACGCTGATGCAACGCGTGAAGCCCGATGCGGTCTTTCATCTGGCGGGGCAAGTCGCGATGACGACATCGCTGCAAAACCCGCGGCTCGACTTCGAAGTCAACGCAATGGGCAGCCTCAATGTGCTCGAGGCCGTGCGCCATTACTGCCCCGACGCGCGGGTGATCTATTCTTCGACGAACAAGGTCTATGGCGATCTGACGCATTGCGTCGCCACCGAACATGAAACGCGTTACGTGCTCGACGATTATCCGAACGGGCTACTGGAGACCATCGGGCTCGATTTCAGCTCGCCCTACGGCTGTTCGAAAGGATCGGCCGATCAATACATGATCGACTACGCACGCGTCTACGGATTGAAGACAGTCGTATTCCGGCATTCGTCGATGTACGGCGGCCGGCAG encodes the following:
- a CDS encoding NAD-dependent epimerase/dehydratase family protein, whose protein sequence is MNYLITGGCGFLGSNIAAQLIANGRRVTIADNLSRHGSAANLQWLRSLGAVEFVHIDVRNRNDVDTLMQRVKPDAVFHLAGQVAMTTSLQNPRLDFEVNAMGSLNVLEAVRHYCPDARVIYSSTNKVYGDLTHCVATEHETRYVLDDYPNGLLETIGLDFSSPYGCSKGSADQYMIDYARVYGLKTVVFRHSSMYGGRQFSTIDQGWIGWFCEQAVRQASSNATSFSISGNGKQVRDILHADDMVGLYLSAAEHIDNVRGQAFNIGGGPGNSLSIIELLHELETLVDARLKWHHIPARQSDQKVFVADIAKITRALPWTPKVDKRSGLTSMVEWVRTMNG